From a single Variovorax paradoxus genomic region:
- a CDS encoding ATP-binding protein: MSDIVSKHLAVDATLNLRILREHVASVYAGHSTAILAHFGFAIALAIFSYSRLDYPWLLCWLLVLAAVDLYALLAPRWTPGIPMSDSPYWARKYARLVTMVSVATAPAPLFLVSTTDLVMTTVFTVVIIGSWTRAVQARWPLKPAMFGYGVPMMTGLIAALVWHGSALNWFLAAFGTVNLVLTFRAGLQENRRLTESLILRFENEALAARLSEQIAATERASAEKTRFLATASHDLRQPMHAIALFGAALENALVGRPEMKNAERLMRAVDTLGASLNTMLDISRLDAGVVVPEPCALELDALFRPLNHTFSAQADQKNLQLRIRASGLWVHSDPQLLYRMLSNLVDNALKYTQQGGVTVTALARGDLVWIEVRDTGIGIAPAQLERIFEEFYQIGNPGRDRSRGLGIGLSIVQRLSHLLAHPVQVRSRPGRGTCFRLVVPTAKASLDAPADLLLQDLESPVRHRFTIPDLRGRILMIDDESEIREAMTALLQAYSLDVVAVADEAAAVESLTHPDAQARPFALLLCDYRLAEGVDGLDVGLRLRKRFQLDATLLLITGETAPERLQRVRASGVPVLFKPVSAATLLQAMAELAPAGQRSLHQRNK, translated from the coding sequence ATGAGCGACATCGTGTCGAAGCATTTGGCTGTCGACGCCACGCTGAACCTGCGCATATTGCGCGAGCATGTGGCGTCGGTCTACGCCGGTCACAGCACCGCGATCCTGGCCCATTTCGGCTTTGCCATCGCGCTGGCCATCTTCAGCTACTCGCGTCTCGACTATCCATGGCTGCTGTGCTGGTTGCTCGTTCTTGCCGCAGTGGACCTGTACGCGTTGCTCGCACCGCGCTGGACCCCTGGCATACCGATGTCCGACAGCCCCTATTGGGCGCGCAAGTACGCTCGCCTGGTCACCATGGTCAGCGTCGCAACAGCTCCGGCGCCCTTGTTCCTTGTGTCGACGACGGATCTGGTCATGACCACCGTGTTCACGGTCGTCATCATCGGCAGTTGGACACGCGCGGTGCAGGCACGATGGCCTCTGAAGCCGGCCATGTTCGGATACGGCGTTCCCATGATGACGGGTCTCATTGCCGCCCTGGTCTGGCATGGCAGTGCCCTGAACTGGTTCCTCGCGGCCTTCGGAACCGTCAACCTGGTGCTCACGTTCCGCGCCGGGCTGCAGGAGAACCGGCGGCTGACCGAATCGCTGATCCTGCGCTTCGAGAACGAGGCCCTGGCCGCTCGCCTGAGCGAGCAGATCGCAGCCACCGAGCGCGCCAGCGCCGAAAAGACCCGCTTCCTGGCCACCGCCAGCCACGATCTGCGCCAGCCGATGCACGCCATCGCATTGTTCGGCGCCGCCCTGGAGAATGCCCTGGTCGGTCGGCCCGAGATGAAGAATGCCGAGCGCCTGATGCGCGCGGTCGACACCCTGGGCGCCTCGCTGAACACCATGCTCGATATCTCGCGCCTCGACGCGGGGGTGGTCGTGCCCGAGCCATGCGCCCTGGAACTCGACGCGCTGTTTCGCCCGCTCAACCACACCTTCTCGGCACAGGCCGACCAGAAGAACCTGCAGCTGCGCATTCGCGCCAGCGGGCTGTGGGTGCACAGCGACCCGCAACTGCTGTATCGCATGCTCTCGAACCTGGTCGACAACGCATTGAAGTACACGCAGCAAGGCGGCGTGACCGTGACGGCACTGGCACGCGGCGATCTTGTGTGGATCGAAGTGCGCGACACCGGCATCGGCATTGCGCCCGCGCAGTTGGAGCGCATCTTCGAGGAGTTCTACCAGATCGGAAATCCGGGGCGCGACCGCTCGCGGGGCCTGGGCATCGGGTTGTCGATCGTGCAGCGCCTGTCGCATCTTCTCGCGCATCCGGTGCAAGTGCGCTCGCGTCCGGGCCGCGGTACGTGCTTTCGCCTGGTGGTTCCGACTGCGAAGGCCTCACTGGATGCGCCCGCGGATCTTCTGCTTCAGGATCTCGAGTCGCCGGTACGGCATCGCTTCACGATTCCGGACCTGCGCGGGCGCATCCTGATGATCGACGACGAGTCCGAGATCCGGGAAGCCATGACGGCACTGCTGCAAGCCTATTCCCTCGACGTGGTGGCCGTCGCCGACGAAGCCGCCGCGGTCGAATCGTTGACGCATCCTGATGCGCAAGCCAGGCCGTTCGCACTGCTGCTGTGCGACTACCGGCTGGCCGAAGGTGTGGACGGACTCGATGTCGGCCTGCGCCTGCGCAAGCGCTTTCAGCTCGATGCAACGCTGCTCCTGATCACCGGCGAGACGGCACCCGAGCGGCTGCAGCGCGTACGCGCCTCGGGTGTGCCGGTGCTGTTCAAGCCCGTGAGCGCCGCAACGCTCCTGCAGGCCATGGCCGAGCTCGCGCCTGCGGGCCAGCGAAGCCTGCATCAGCGCAACAAGTGA
- a CDS encoding response regulator transcription factor, translating to MTTHESNRPPKHGAPADVRRPRAILVVDDHDLVRLGVRALLEAQSSPSGETVEVFEAGSLAEALALYDKVRDAVDLVLLDLALPDTQGLSGLVEFRARYPAARIVALSGSGTTSLAQSMVAQNALSLGASAFLPKSANLKEVVSFIRACGLLGSDAIDGSPRPSTTPVRPAKPSHDRAWQALAPRQLQVLQWVLEGKTNKEIAEAASLGEGTVKNYVSTILLLFGVRSRAQLISSLR from the coding sequence GTGACTACCCACGAATCGAACCGGCCCCCCAAACACGGCGCTCCTGCCGATGTACGGCGACCGCGTGCCATCCTGGTGGTGGACGACCACGACCTGGTGCGCCTGGGTGTGCGTGCGCTGCTGGAAGCACAGTCCTCCCCGTCGGGCGAGACGGTCGAAGTCTTCGAGGCCGGCAGCCTCGCCGAGGCCCTGGCCCTGTATGACAAAGTCCGGGATGCCGTCGACCTGGTGCTGCTGGACCTGGCCTTGCCCGACACCCAGGGCCTCAGCGGCCTGGTGGAATTTCGCGCTCGCTATCCTGCCGCGCGCATTGTTGCGCTCTCCGGTTCCGGCACCACCTCGCTCGCCCAGAGCATGGTCGCCCAGAACGCGCTGAGTCTGGGCGCCAGCGCCTTCCTGCCGAAATCGGCCAACCTCAAGGAAGTGGTGAGCTTCATCCGGGCCTGCGGACTGCTCGGAAGCGACGCCATCGACGGCTCGCCTCGTCCATCAACCACACCGGTTCGGCCGGCCAAACCCTCCCATGACCGCGCCTGGCAGGCGCTTGCACCGCGGCAGTTGCAGGTGCTTCAGTGGGTACTGGAGGGAAAGACCAACAAGGAGATTGCGGAGGCAGCGTCCCTTGGCGAAGGCACCGTCAAGAACTACGTGTCGACCATCCTGTTGCTGTTCGGCGTACGCTCTCGTGCCCAGTTGATCAGCAGCTTGCGCTGA
- a CDS encoding sterol desaturase family protein: MNDLPNIMFAAFPAFALLMVAEVVYSLRVRGGLYDSRDTAANVLLAMGNLAIALVSAGVMLVFLSWLYAHRFFTIPSAAWWAWVLCFLADDFSYYWFHRFSHEVRWFWASHSVHHSSEKYNFSVALRQTWTGTVSGSFLFWAWMPLLGFHPKMILFMQSASLIYQFWIHTQAIQKMPAGFEAVFNTPSHHRVHHGSDFEYLDKNYAGTLMIWDRLFGSFALETFTPRFGLTKNIETFNPVRIAFHEWAGIASDLRKARSLSDVAGYLLQPPGWSPDGSSQTTRQARKAAK; this comes from the coding sequence ATGAACGATCTCCCCAACATCATGTTTGCCGCCTTCCCGGCCTTTGCGCTGCTGATGGTGGCTGAGGTCGTGTACTCCCTCAGGGTGCGCGGCGGGCTCTACGACAGCCGCGACACCGCTGCCAACGTGCTGCTGGCGATGGGCAATCTGGCAATCGCCCTGGTCAGCGCGGGCGTCATGCTGGTGTTCCTGAGCTGGCTCTATGCGCACCGCTTCTTCACGATACCGTCCGCGGCGTGGTGGGCCTGGGTGCTGTGCTTTCTGGCGGACGACTTCAGCTACTACTGGTTCCACCGCTTCAGCCACGAGGTGCGCTGGTTCTGGGCTTCGCATTCGGTGCATCACTCCTCCGAGAAATACAACTTCTCGGTGGCTTTGCGCCAGACCTGGACCGGCACGGTCAGCGGCTCGTTCCTGTTCTGGGCCTGGATGCCGTTGCTGGGCTTTCATCCCAAGATGATCCTGTTCATGCAGTCGGCGAGCCTGATCTATCAGTTCTGGATCCACACGCAGGCGATCCAGAAGATGCCCGCCGGCTTCGAGGCCGTGTTCAACACGCCGTCGCACCACCGGGTGCATCACGGCAGCGACTTCGAATACCTCGACAAGAACTACGCCGGCACCTTGATGATCTGGGACCGCCTGTTCGGCTCGTTTGCGCTGGAAACCTTCACGCCGCGGTTCGGCCTGACGAAGAACATCGAGACCTTCAACCCGGTGCGGATAGCCTTCCATGAATGGGCCGGCATTGCCAGCGACCTGCGCAAGGCCCGCAGCCTGTCCGACGTTGCCGGCTATCTCTTGCAGCCGCCGGGCTGGAGCCCCGACGGCAGTTCCCAGACCACGCGCCAGGCGCGCAAGGCCGCGAAGTGA